One genomic window of Desulfovibrio legallii includes the following:
- a CDS encoding AEC family transporter, whose translation MCTKNPFPCEAPYAATPPHPDDSLGGLMVFLHALSGVFGLIIMGLVGYVLAARGWFGAETRILLPRLVTCVALPPFLMYTIMHSFQREALPGLARGALLPLASIAVTFVLACALGRLLRVPHKHFGLFCASISNPNTVFVGIPVNLALFGEEALPYALVYYCAGTVFFWTIGQYAVVHDQENSKGPLSARTLLLQIFSPPLLGFLLGVALTLCGVTLPTSVQDAARYLGGLTTPLALIFIGISIFDIGLRGLRLERDLVVVLLGRLVGGPLIMLAFLHFFPVPSLMGKVFVVQSSLPVMMQAAILSAHYHTDSRFGALAVTLSTLLSVVTIPLYMTLLSALL comes from the coding sequence TTGTGCACAAAAAATCCCTTCCCCTGCGAAGCGCCTTACGCCGCCACCCCGCCCCATCCGGACGACAGCCTTGGGGGCCTCATGGTTTTTCTGCACGCGCTGAGCGGCGTTTTCGGGCTCATCATCATGGGCCTGGTGGGCTATGTGCTGGCGGCCAGGGGCTGGTTCGGCGCAGAAACGCGCATCCTGCTGCCCCGCCTGGTGACCTGCGTGGCCCTGCCGCCCTTTCTCATGTACACCATCATGCATTCCTTCCAGCGGGAGGCGCTGCCGGGGCTGGCGCGGGGCGCGCTGCTGCCGCTGGCTTCCATTGCCGTCACCTTTGTGCTGGCCTGCGCTCTGGGCCGGCTGCTGCGGGTGCCGCACAAGCATTTCGGCCTGTTCTGCGCCAGCATTTCCAACCCCAATACGGTGTTTGTGGGCATTCCCGTCAATCTGGCCCTGTTTGGCGAAGAAGCCCTGCCCTACGCGCTGGTGTATTATTGCGCGGGCACGGTTTTTTTCTGGACCATTGGGCAGTACGCCGTGGTGCACGACCAGGAAAACAGCAAGGGGCCCCTTTCGGCGCGCACGTTGCTGCTGCAGATTTTTTCGCCGCCTTTGCTGGGATTTCTGCTGGGCGTGGCCCTGACCCTCTGCGGGGTAACCCTGCCCACATCCGTGCAGGACGCGGCCCGCTACCTGGGCGGCCTGACCACGCCGCTGGCCCTTATTTTTATCGGTATCAGCATTTTTGACATCGGCCTGCGGGGCCTGCGTCTGGAACGCGACCTGGTGGTGGTGCTGCTGGGACGTCTGGTGGGCGGGCCGCTGATCATGCTGGCTTTTCTGCACTTTTTCCCCGTGCCGTCCCTGATGGGCAAAGTTTTTGTGGTCCAGTCCTCTTTGCCGGTTATGATGCAGGCGGCTATTCTCAGCGCCCACTACCATACGGATTCCCGCTTCGGCGCGCTGGCTGTGACCCTTTCCACCCTCCTTTCCGTGGTCACCATCCCGCTGTACATGACCTTGCTGAGCGCGCTGCTCTAG
- the larA gene encoding nickel-dependent lactate racemase, with translation MAKHLMKYGEQEFSVNLDEDCIACELESNTVSLPQRTAREHVDYALDHPIGSPRLEEIVKPGQTVCIVAPDATRLWQSPHVYIPAVVERLNACGVPDAHIRILTATGSHRSMTREEHMAIVSEDIYKRIPVVDHVCTDSKNMVKAGVTSHGTEVWFNRLAMESDHIVLTGGVVYHFLAGYGGGPKYMLPGIASYETIQRHHNLALNKGFGSGSNPAVRSANLTRDNVFHTDLEEAALLGRPSFLLNVVVDEQYNIIKAVAGDMVKAHREACALVDAIDGVPVAGRTPLVIASAGGAPKDINFYQTIKTLANALAVVEEGGTIILLSACTEGFGSKDTEHQIRDFASMEAREKDLRAHFSIGSYVGFLFAESAEKYHLILVCAMPEEAFAKTGIHVTRTLDEALALARRLNNGNGRLRATLLPHGANTLPKLA, from the coding sequence ATGGCCAAGCATCTGATGAAGTACGGAGAGCAGGAATTTTCCGTCAACCTTGACGAAGACTGCATTGCCTGCGAACTGGAATCCAATACCGTGTCCCTGCCGCAGCGCACGGCCCGCGAACATGTGGACTACGCCCTGGACCACCCCATTGGCTCCCCCCGTCTGGAGGAGATCGTCAAACCCGGCCAGACTGTCTGCATTGTGGCTCCGGACGCCACGCGCCTGTGGCAGTCGCCCCACGTCTACATCCCGGCCGTGGTGGAGCGCCTCAACGCCTGCGGCGTGCCCGACGCCCACATCCGCATCCTCACGGCCACGGGCTCCCACCGGTCCATGACCCGCGAAGAGCACATGGCCATTGTTTCCGAAGATATTTACAAACGCATCCCGGTAGTGGACCACGTCTGCACAGACAGCAAAAACATGGTCAAGGCCGGCGTGACCTCCCACGGCACTGAAGTCTGGTTCAACCGCCTGGCCATGGAAAGCGACCACATCGTGCTCACGGGCGGGGTGGTCTACCATTTTCTGGCGGGCTACGGCGGCGGCCCCAAATACATGCTGCCCGGCATCGCCAGCTATGAAACCATCCAGCGCCACCACAACCTGGCCCTGAACAAGGGCTTCGGCAGCGGCAGCAACCCAGCCGTGCGCAGCGCCAATCTGACGCGGGACAACGTCTTCCACACCGATCTGGAAGAAGCCGCCCTGCTGGGCCGTCCCAGTTTTCTGCTCAATGTGGTGGTGGACGAGCAGTACAACATCATCAAGGCCGTGGCCGGCGATATGGTCAAGGCCCACCGCGAGGCCTGCGCCCTGGTGGACGCCATTGACGGCGTGCCCGTGGCCGGACGCACCCCTCTGGTCATTGCCAGCGCGGGCGGCGCGCCCAAGGACATCAATTTCTACCAGACCATCAAAACCCTGGCCAACGCCCTGGCGGTGGTGGAAGAAGGCGGCACCATCATTTTGCTTTCAGCCTGCACCGAGGGCTTCGGCAGCAAGGACACAGAGCACCAGATCCGCGACTTCGCCAGCATGGAGGCGCGTGAAAAAGACCTGCGCGCCCATTTTTCCATTGGCAGCTATGTGGGCTTTCTGTTTGCCGAATCGGCGGAGAAATATCACCTTATCCTGGTCTGCGCCATGCCGGAGGAGGCTTTCGCCAAAACCGGCATCCATGTGACCCGCACCCTGGACGAAGCCCTGGCCCTGGCCCGCAGACTGAACAACGGCAACGGCCGGCTGCGCGCCACCCTGCTGCCCCACGGGGCCAATACCCTGCCCAAGCTGGCCTGA